A genomic stretch from Podospora pseudoanserina strain CBS 124.78 chromosome 3, whole genome shotgun sequence includes:
- a CDS encoding hypothetical protein (COG:S; EggNog:ENOG503P4QH), with protein MAARLPSSLLRSAVCRPSPSLRQSPTWLRSASLRASYSTEAPPSPLYAKIREDLKGAMKAKDTNRLTVLRAVMAATLNASKTDKPIKTDVQLVDLLRKMARKSQDAVAEFKAAGREDLIEKEEIQQKIIEEYTAQSSVKEVGKEEIEQLITKVAQELIAAGTTDAKALRGAVTARVMGKELKDAAVAVEKKEITQMIGEISQKLAESS; from the coding sequence aTGGCCGCCAGACTCCCTTCCTCCCTGCTTCGCAGCGCCGTCTGCCGGCCCAGCCCGAGCCTCAGGCAATCACCAACATGGCTCAGATCCGCCAGCTTGCGCGCCTCATATTCCACCGAGgcgcctccatcaccactctACGCCAAAATTAGAGAGGATCTTAAGGGAGCCATGAAAGCCAAGGACACCAACCGCCTGACTGTTTTGCGTGCTGTCATGGCTGCCACCTTGAACGCCAGCAAGACCGACAAGCCCATCAAGACCGATGTCCAGCTCGTCGATCTCCTCCGCAAGATGGCCCGCAAGTCCCAGGATGCTGTCGCTGAGTTCAAGGCTGCGGGGAGAGAAGACttgattgagaaggaggagatccagCAAAAGATCATTGAGGAGTACACCGCCCAGAGCAGCGTCAAGGAAGTCGGCAAGGAGGAAATCGAGCAGCTTATCACCAAGGTGGCTCAGGAACTCATTGCGGCGGGTACTACTGATGCAAAGGCCCTGAGAGGTGCTGTCACGGCAAGGGTGATGGGTAAAGAGCTCAAGGAtgcggctgttgctgtcgagaagaaggaaattACCCAGATGATTGGTGAGATCTCGCAGAAGCTGGCTGAGTCGTCATAG
- a CDS encoding hypothetical protein (COG:S; EggNog:ENOG503NZBH), translated as MDESDLQTVPVDNTYREVITLNGRDFQRYAVENSIYFAPVDDDEIERLHYQHELFNMVFENRLIFPPVPRPRRILECGSGSGAWAIEVAEQYPECETTASAPAGESMTRFQTDFGQQVIGLDIYPYPVPEEIPDNVDFQVDDLNSP; from the exons ATGGACGAAAG CGATCTCCAAACGGTCCCGGTCGACAACACCTATCGCGAGGTCATCACTCTCAACGGCAGAGACTTTCAGAGATATGCCGTCGAAAACAGCATCTATTTCGCCCCCGTGGACGAT GACGAGATCGAGCGGCTTCACTACCAACACGAGCTGTTCAACATGGTGTTCGAAAACCGATTAATATTTCCTCCCGTTCCGCGGCCTCGGAGAATCTTGGAGTGTGGATCCGGATCCGGGGCATGGGCGATAGAAGTGGCAGAGCAGTATCCCGAATGCGAG ACGACAGCTTCGGCACCTGCAGGAGAATCCATGACAAGATTCCAGACTGACTTTGGCCAACAGGTCATCGGACTCGACATCTACCCCTACCCGGTTCCAGAGGAGATCCCCGACAACGTAGACTTCCAAGTGGATGACTTGAACAGTCCGTGA